One window from the genome of Cucumis melo cultivar AY chromosome 10, USDA_Cmelo_AY_1.0, whole genome shotgun sequence encodes:
- the LOC127151487 gene encoding uncharacterized protein LOC127151487 isoform X2, which translates to METVPENSIPGLSDSVVKIREDVKSGVENLTEECVSTMAAVTRLLMKLLPKALNCLPDAPQNQLHSLCFLISSSLNSAMDVRRYSKFYNAKPDEADDGVCTRAWRFFLSYFTIDVLSVLPLPQGLQKDLNFSFVVVSWPMHFSN; encoded by the exons TTGTCTGATTCTGTTGTTAAG ATTAGAGAAGATGTAAAATCTGGTGTAGAAAATTTAACAGAGGAGTGTGTATCCACAATGGCAGCCGTTACTCGGCTTCTAATGAAG CTACTGCCAAAAGCTTTAAATTGCCTTCCGGATGCACCTCAAAATCAGCTTCATTCTTTGTGTTTTCTAATTTCTAGCTCACtcaattcagccatggatgtaCGGAG ATATTCCAAATTTTATAATGCAAAACCTGATGAAGCCGATGATGGTGTTTGCACAAGAGCTTGGAGATTCTTTTTATCTTACTTCACAATTGACGTTCTTTCAGTTCTTCCACTCCCCCAG GGTTTACAGAAAGATTTGAACTTTTCATTTGTGGTCGTGAGCTGGCCAATGCATTTTTCGAATTGA
- the LOC127151487 gene encoding uncharacterized protein LOC127151487 isoform X3 yields the protein METVPENSIPGLSDSVVKIREDVKSGVENLTEECVSTMAAVTRLLMKLLPKALNCLPDAPQNQLHSLCFLISSSLNSAMDVRRYSKFYNAKPDEADDGVCTRAWRFFLSYFTIDVLSVLPLPQRMIRRPDQATQ from the exons TTGTCTGATTCTGTTGTTAAG ATTAGAGAAGATGTAAAATCTGGTGTAGAAAATTTAACAGAGGAGTGTGTATCCACAATGGCAGCCGTTACTCGGCTTCTAATGAAG CTACTGCCAAAAGCTTTAAATTGCCTTCCGGATGCACCTCAAAATCAGCTTCATTCTTTGTGTTTTCTAATTTCTAGCTCACtcaattcagccatggatgtaCGGAG ATATTCCAAATTTTATAATGCAAAACCTGATGAAGCCGATGATGGTGTTTGCACAAGAGCTTGGAGATTCTTTTTATCTTACTTCACAATTGACGTTCTTTCAGTTCTTCCACTCCCCCAG AGGATGATTAGAAGACCAGATCAGGCAACACAATGA
- the LOC127151487 gene encoding uncharacterized protein LOC127151487 isoform X4, with product METVPENSIPGLSDSVVKIREDVKSGVENLTEECVSTMAAVTRLLMKLLPKALNCLPDAPQNQLHSLCFLISSSLNSAMDVRRYSKFYNAKPDEADDGVCTRAWRFFLSYFTIDVLSVLPLPQPCRVYRKI from the exons TTGTCTGATTCTGTTGTTAAG ATTAGAGAAGATGTAAAATCTGGTGTAGAAAATTTAACAGAGGAGTGTGTATCCACAATGGCAGCCGTTACTCGGCTTCTAATGAAG CTACTGCCAAAAGCTTTAAATTGCCTTCCGGATGCACCTCAAAATCAGCTTCATTCTTTGTGTTTTCTAATTTCTAGCTCACtcaattcagccatggatgtaCGGAG ATATTCCAAATTTTATAATGCAAAACCTGATGAAGCCGATGATGGTGTTTGCACAAGAGCTTGGAGATTCTTTTTATCTTACTTCACAATTGACGTTCTTTCAGTTCTTCCACTCCCCCAG CCATGCAGGGTTTACAGAAAGATTTGA
- the LOC127151487 gene encoding cyclic nucleotide-gated ion channel 1-like isoform X1: protein METVPENSIPGLSDSVVKIREDVKSGVENLTEECVSTMAAVTRLLMKLLPKALNCLPDAPQNQLHSLCFLISSSLNSAMDVRRSKPSYIGETCSLRTLRSISTSFTTSFDRLTSFGNIRFDREVRSKGLGYLKCLGDRNPVFLHLWNEILVMLCVIATLLDPLFCYTLLVD, encoded by the exons TTGTCTGATTCTGTTGTTAAG ATTAGAGAAGATGTAAAATCTGGTGTAGAAAATTTAACAGAGGAGTGTGTATCCACAATGGCAGCCGTTACTCGGCTTCTAATGAAG CTACTGCCAAAAGCTTTAAATTGCCTTCCGGATGCACCTCAAAATCAGCTTCATTCTTTGTGTTTTCTAATTTCTAGCTCACtcaattcagccatggatgtaCGGAG GAGTAAACCTTCGTATATTGGAGAAACATGCTCACTGAGAACATTGAGATCAATTTCAACAAGCTTTACTACTAGTTTTGATAGGCTTACGAGTTTTGgaaacataagatttgatcgaGAAGTTAGGAGTAAAGGTTTGGGATATCTTAAATGTTTGGGTGATAGAAACCCGGTATTTCTTCATTTGTGGAATGAAATACTTGTCATGTTGTGTGTGATTGCTACCTTGTTGGATCCTTTGTTCTGTTACACCTTGTTGGTTGATTAA